Proteins encoded together in one Candidatus Poribacteria bacterium window:
- a CDS encoding D-glycerate dehydrogenase has product MRRKVYVTRRLPQPAIDMLEERFDVEIYPEDRAIPREVLMEKVKGIDALLPLLTDKVDAEVMDAAGGNLKIIANYAVGYDNIDVDAATKRKIAVTNTPGVLTETTADMAWALMFAVARRVAEADKFTRAGKFKGWGPMMFLGGDVYGKTLGVVGVGRIGSAVAKRARGFNMRVLYTDVVRNEEIEKEVGAKKVELDELLRESDFVTLHVPLMPSTRHLIGERELKLMKKTAYLINTSRGPVVDERALVETLRKGEIAGAGLDVYENEPELSPGLAELDNVVLTPHIASASVETRTRMATLAAENIIAFFEGKRPPTIVNPEVLG; this is encoded by the coding sequence ATGAGAAGGAAGGTATATGTCACCAGAAGGCTCCCTCAGCCCGCCATAGATATGCTTGAGGAGAGGTTCGATGTCGAGATCTATCCTGAGGATAGAGCGATACCGAGAGAGGTTCTCATGGAAAAGGTCAAGGGGATTGATGCACTGTTACCCCTTTTGACGGATAAGGTAGATGCCGAGGTGATGGATGCGGCCGGTGGGAATCTGAAGATAATCGCCAACTATGCTGTGGGATATGACAATATCGATGTGGATGCCGCGACGAAAAGGAAGATAGCCGTGACGAACACGCCGGGTGTTCTAACTGAAACCACAGCCGATATGGCTTGGGCGCTTATGTTTGCCGTGGCCAGGAGAGTTGCCGAGGCGGACAAGTTCACACGTGCTGGGAAGTTCAAAGGCTGGGGGCCGATGATGTTCCTGGGCGGTGATGTATACGGCAAGACCCTGGGGGTGGTAGGAGTCGGGAGAATCGGCTCCGCCGTCGCCAAACGCGCCAGGGGGTTTAACATGAGGGTGCTTTACACAGATGTGGTCCGCAATGAGGAGATCGAGAAGGAGGTGGGGGCGAAGAAGGTAGAACTGGATGAGCTGCTTAGGGAATCGGATTTCGTAACCCTACATGTTCCCCTTATGCCGTCAACCAGGCATCTTATCGGTGAGAGGGAATTGAAGCTCATGAAGAAGACGGCATACCTCATAAACACCTCAAGGGGACCCGTCGTTGATGAAAGGGCGTTGGTGGAAACGTTGAGGAAAGGAGAGATCGCCGGAGCGGGGCTGGATGTCTATGAAAACGAACCCGAACTGAGCCCAGGGCTTGCTGAACTTGATAACGTCGTCCTCACCCCTCATATCGCCAGCGCATCCGTTGAGACCAGAACTAGAATGGCAACTCTCGCTGCCGAGAATATCATCGCCTTCTTTGAGGGGAAACGGCCTCCCACAATCGTTAATCCAGAGGTGCTGGGATAA
- a CDS encoding FAD-binding oxidoreductase — MRYKKVTPEIVKELREICGERNVIYEEKEKLEGYSHDEAGKFYFHMPEVVVKPAAAEEIAEVIKLANRERIPVTPRGAGSGLAGACVPIYGGVVLSLERMNRVLEIDKVNLVAVVEPGVITNDLCRKVAEEGLFYAGYPMSVETSFIGGNIATNAGGSKVIKYGNTGHHVLGLEVVLPTGEIVQFGGKRRKDSSGYNFVKFLVGSEGTLGVFTKAYLNLIPQPGKTVDLLVPFGSVQEAIYTVPKVITESKVLPTSVEFIDRLSVELTTEYLDTSLPFQEKAEAYLIIQFDGRGKEELADIYEKAGKMCLDEGALEVFVADNPFTSEMIWRVRRNWLEGIRAFDPYSSTGDIVVPTSQIPRMMDEIRKVSERYNVRIPCAAHVGDGNLHPAPMKPEGMSPERWQGIMEKILDELAIIACRLGGAASGEHGIGFLKKKILSETKRREIELMRRVKQSFDPNGILNPGKLF; from the coding sequence ATGAGGTATAAGAAGGTCACGCCTGAGATCGTGAAGGAGCTGAGGGAGATCTGCGGCGAGAGGAACGTCATATACGAGGAGAAAGAGAAACTTGAAGGTTACTCCCATGATGAGGCGGGGAAATTCTACTTTCACATGCCGGAGGTGGTGGTAAAACCGGCCGCTGCCGAGGAGATCGCTGAAGTGATAAAACTCGCTAATAGAGAACGCATCCCTGTTACCCCCAGAGGAGCGGGGAGCGGCCTTGCGGGGGCATGCGTGCCGATATATGGAGGCGTTGTCCTCTCACTTGAGAGGATGAACAGGGTCCTGGAGATAGATAAAGTAAACCTCGTCGCGGTCGTGGAGCCGGGTGTCATCACGAACGATCTGTGTAGGAAGGTAGCTGAGGAGGGTCTCTTCTACGCCGGATATCCGATGAGCGTTGAGACAAGCTTTATAGGCGGAAATATCGCCACGAACGCCGGAGGAAGCAAGGTCATAAAATACGGCAATACCGGCCATCACGTCCTAGGATTAGAGGTGGTCCTGCCGACAGGCGAGATCGTTCAGTTCGGCGGCAAGAGGAGGAAGGACTCTAGCGGTTACAACTTCGTCAAGTTCCTCGTCGGCTCGGAGGGGACCCTAGGCGTATTTACCAAAGCTTATCTTAATCTCATACCGCAGCCTGGGAAAACCGTAGACCTGCTTGTGCCGTTCGGATCCGTTCAGGAGGCCATCTATACCGTCCCGAAGGTGATAACTGAGAGCAAGGTTTTACCTACTTCCGTCGAGTTCATCGATAGGCTTTCCGTCGAACTGACTACAGAATATCTCGACACAAGCCTGCCTTTCCAGGAGAAAGCCGAGGCATATCTGATCATCCAGTTCGACGGTAGGGGCAAGGAGGAGCTGGCGGACATCTATGAGAAGGCGGGGAAAATGTGTCTGGATGAAGGCGCTTTAGAGGTGTTCGTCGCCGATAACCCCTTCACCTCAGAGATGATCTGGAGGGTGAGAAGGAATTGGTTGGAAGGAATTAGGGCCTTTGACCCATACTCCAGTACAGGGGATATAGTCGTCCCCACTTCACAGATACCGAGGATGATGGATGAAATAAGGAAGGTGTCTGAGAGATACAATGTTAGAATACCATGTGCTGCCCACGTGGGGGATGGGAACCTCCATCCGGCGCCGATGAAGCCGGAAGGAATGTCGCCGGAGAGATGGCAGGGTATAATGGAGAAGATTTTGGATGAACTGGCGATAATCGCCTGCCGGCTCGGCGGAGCAGCGAGCGGTGAACACGGGATCGGCTTTCTGAAGAAGAAGATCCTTTCAGAGACAAAGCGAAGGGAGATCGAGCTTATGCGAAGGGTAAAACAGAGCTTTGACCCAAACGGTATCTTGAACCCGGGCAAGCTGTTTTAA